From the genome of Maniola jurtina chromosome 26, ilManJurt1.1, whole genome shotgun sequence:
atacaaaatattatatttaatatggTCCAAGATCCCACTGCCGCAAGGCGTTCCTTTTTTCTGAGAAGCAAAATGTGTGATATAGAGATGTTATCactaaggtgcatgagacgagTCTGCCCGCgatgacaaagtaggcttatggcattctaattcctacaatggcagtatcatcctcacaggattacataaaaatctttacttgaaagtgttcagtttaagaaattagtcataacaagtgtaaattaaaaatttataacaccccccacaagtgaaggttacagtaactagaaaagagctgataattttcaaacggctgaaccgattttcttggattatagctaagaacactctcgatcaagccacctttcaaacaaaaaaactaaattaaagtcggttcattagtttaggagctacgatgccacagacagatacacagatacacacgtcaattttataacacccctcttttgggtcgggggttaaaaataatgtgtttgacatgagttactaacaaattattcgaaactatagctaatttcttaaactggatcctttcaagtaaagatttttatataaacctgtgaggatgatactgccattggcgcaattaaaatgccataagcctactttgtcgtattagtttacaaattgcgaaaaaccaaattaaatatgaatttcgcgggcagacccgtctcatggcgcataacactactctatcccacacatttttttcttacaaaataaGTAATGTCTGGCGGCAATGGGATCTTgctctaatataataatattttatactctGTCCAACTTCAATTGGATGTGTCGTACCAAATTTTCactgtaaattaatttattggataagttatttaggtattttttattttttgttgttgacTCATAGGTTAaatgattttgtttatttattactattagtaACTTCTTCACTACCCGTTGGTTTTCTTGGAAAGTCTGTTttctaaaaacagatttttttggtCGTATGCCTACGTTATTGCTTGTTCTAGtgtgtttcaatatttttacataCTGTCCACACAttgaatatcaaaaaaaaaacagatactGTGTTTGGAGTTTCACTATTTGGCTTTAAGAGAAGTGTCCCCGAAGCGTACTCCAtacaacatacatacaaacgtaGTGTTCTTGTCATTCTTatttgaatcatcatcatcagcctgtggacgtccactgctgggcataggccttccctaaagtgcgccaccacacccggtcctcaacCTTCCTCATCCTCAATTTGAatattacagttttattttaagtataaattaaccaatcaaaatcttatttttatggTTCAATAAAGAAACATACTACATACTCATATGAACTCAGAAAACATAATACTCCTTTTTTTAGAACAGacatattcttttaaaaagaatattagccatgctaatcgtgactaatactcccctttcccctccaattaagtggAGCGAATTCCTTgcgccaggagtgggtacgacattagtgcaacgggtggggtttgaaccgcggaactttcggaattcagtccgctgctcaaccattgagctatcgaggctcgaatacatataaaaagaatGAAACTACATTTGTTTGTAAAATGCTGGGGAACTTCTCTTTACCCATTACAATAACTTCAATTCACTAATTTGTTAGTTAAATTCGTTTATCCACTCATTATTTTTAggaatacctaattattattattaataagtcTCAAAGTTTTATTTAAGGCTGATTTTCTTCCCGCGCTGACCGTCGGCGCTGACGTATCTATATATtcgtgatcatcatcatcaccatcattttttatttatttacttaaacatctttattgtttAATACTATGACGAATAATAAAATACAGTATTGACTTTAAAACAAAGAGCGACCTTATCACATATATTGATCTCAtccaggcaacccatacttaacccccgtccacacactgctctactcgcgcaattaatcgcgacgcgccgcactaggtcgcttgcctttgcaacgcgatggacgtcgaaactgtggcagcgtgcgcgctattgcatacttatcgacaaaatagggagcgatgggcatgaacgaggaacatgcgagtactcggccacactacgtctctgcctccgttcctcgctccttcccatgccacacgggcagtgtgtggacgggggggtAAGaacttatacagggtgttaggtaattagtatataaagacgacacgtatccatgctactttgatctaaAACTAATACAATCATTACGCAACACTAAATCAGTAGGTTATGATGAAATTATAACGAAAATCATTAAAACATGTACATGTGAACTTGTACCAGTTTTGACACACTTAGTTAACTTATCTTTTATAAACGGCGAATTTCCCGATGCTCTCAAAATATCAGTAGTAAAACCATTACATAAAAAAGATGATAGAAAGAGCCTCAATAACTACCGTCCAATTACACTTGTGCCTATTTTCTCAAAAATCTTCGAAAAAGCAATGTATGATCGACTATCGAAAtttcttacaaaaaataatataattaacaaacaGCAATTTGGATTTCAAAAGAACAAGTCCACGACCCTAGCGGCATTCCAATTAACTAACAAAATATCAGAATACATAGATTCTAAAAAACCCACATGTGTCGTATTCTTTGATATGAGTAAAGCTTTCGATTTCGTTTCGCACAGCATCCTCTTGAACAAGTTGGAGCAAAATGGAATCAGAGAACCGGCGCTTAGCTGGATAGAATCATACCTAAAAAATCGCAAGCAATGTGTGGAAATAAATTCTATTGACGATAGTGGTACTATAGTTCCTCAACGTTCTGACTTTAAACTTAACAAATTTGGTGTTCCACAAGGAAGCGTCCTTGGACCATTACTATTTTTGACCTACATTAATGACCTACCTTGTGTAACAAAAAATGATTGCTATTTATTTGCGGATGACATATCTATAGTCGTGACAGGTAATAATAatgctgaaattaataaatatgaaaaagacatcaatgatgaaataaatactatcgtgaaTTGGCTAAACGATAATAACCTACAAGTAAATATCAACAAGACTACCTACATGCAATTCAGTATAAGTAACAGATCGAATAACTTCAgtcttaatataaaatataatgataatCAAATTGAAGAAGCACTGCATACTAAGTTCCTAGGATTACTACTAGACAAAAATCTTAAGTGGAAGGAACATGTTGACATGGTATGCAAAAAGATTAATCGATACGTGTACGTGCTTTATAGAttgcgtaaaacagccttaccAAATACGGTTCTTGCAGCTTATCATGGATACGTTGCGTCAGTGCTCCGATACGGATTGATATTGTGGGGAAACTCTAGTGAAGCTAATAGGGCGTTTATAGCACAAAAGAGGTGTGTAAGGGCTATGACAGGAGCCTTCTACTTGGACTCCTGTCGACCATTATTTCAACAATTACACATTCTCCCACTCCCGTCTATGTATatatttgatatttgtgtaTTTGTTAAACAACACGAATATTTGTTTAGCAAAGCACGTGATATTTATCCGAGGAACTCAAGAAATAGGGATCGACTAGTAACAACATATAGAGCCAATAATGCAGCATACCGAAAGTGTAGTCATGCcatgtgcataaaaatatataataaactacCCCCAGGCTTACGTCAGTTAACTTCTTTAGCACGTTtcaaaaaagatcttttttcgtggttgataaataaatgtttttattcaataaatgacATGTTGgcactgtaaaataatataggtataataataattttattgtgacataatattaatttttaacatattttaatttttgacattgtACTAtttgactaattaattattatattaattactatatttgcatgccagaaatggtgaatacattggactcattgtatgctctttgtacaacttttttttttacctgtattcagcaaataaagaatatgattatgattattatgattatgattaataaatacaatgctgaagtataatgacgaaataaaattataaaaatttccatacaaaattttaattttttatttccaaGTTTTCATGCAttatatttatcagatcaaagtagcatgggtacgtgtcgtcattatatactaattaccaaacaccctgtagaaCTGTAAGATGGCGAGTCGCAATGCAactatacaaataaatacatacatacatttcgtcatcatcaccatcaccatcatcagcctgtggttGTCCACAGTTGGCCATACCCTAAAGATccccaccacacccggtcctcagccttcctcatccagccacttccagCCAGCGTCTATATCGGCGGTTcatctatatgtatattacgTATATGTAATCATGATGCGTTCTTGAAAACTAACAGGTCGGCGCTGACTAGATACGCGCTGATCATCAGCACCGACGATCAGCGTGAGAAGAAAACCAGCTTAAGCAAAGAGGCATTCTGAGTACTGACCTATCAAACTGTATTAAGACTTAGACCCACACAAAGTGCGACGGAATCTGCTCTGTACGTCGTCATACTAAACGCGCGCGTACGTGTGTTCTAATTTGAATGCAAGGAACTGTATGGAGAACGTCACACAAAGGATGACTATTCTATGCGCGCGCCGCAGTGTGAACCTCCATacattttcttgtattataacTTATAGACTCCTAGTTGGATTCGGTATTGGGTGTATGTTAACTTGTCTATATAAAAACCGATttatcttcgattatagctaagtacactctcaatcaagccacctttcaaacaaaaaaaaaactaaattaaaatcggttcattcgttgaggagctacgatgccacagacagatacacagatacacacgtcaaccttataacacccttctttttgggtcgggggttaaaatagtCTATAGAGCGTGCTTTGACATAGTAGTAACATgtagttgaaacgagacagattcatgccagaaatataactctgtctcgttCTTCAACTGtaagtatgagcaaagtcaCAGTATCTTCTATAGCCTCAgccttttttttatgtaatattttgtaatatacaGTCCCTTTATTGTAAAACTTGATTTTGGGGTCTCCAagatcgattttaattttggattAAGTTGGAAATTCATAATTGGTTGAATTTTAACCAATAGTGCAATATAGTATAAAAGTTTTACAATGCAGGGActgaatttttttgtaatattacacattttttttttgtaaaatttatttttgactgaAAAATATATAAGGATGCTTTTCAAAATGTAAAATGAAGTAACCCAATATTTTGTTCTTCcaaattatatgaaatttgatttgtacgattttattatttgatatttctttttataaggAACTAAAATATATCATTTTGTGTTatgttatacaatatacattatacaagtTATGAAATATAAGTTTTTGTTATGTTTTATATAATGTTTTGAGTTTGTCAGACTCCAGTTCGCTTCCTTTGCGttttgtaacaaaatattaCTATCTGTTaggtgaaattaaaaataaaagatataatcATTatactatagtttttttttctctctcgtctggcgtTACAAAGATTaggcaatgtcaagtttgtagttatttgtaacaagttagttaaactatacaagtatggccccctctgtgccggcgctcgccgacacacgcgcggcatccccttagagcgctttccagtcagttttaacaaaaaaaaacactccaaaaaggcagagcacgcccgccagctaacaccaacacagacaaagtcctagttttttatttcatcttcatcatcccatcaccggcccactactgagcacgtgtctctcagatttttagggttccgtacctcaaattcaaattcaaattcaaattcaatgatttattcaataaaatgtaggtacaatatgttggaataatgtctgatgagccttatacattttaccactataactggtgtttgaatattatcttaaattcaattaaattaaatacaaataaagtcaagactaaaatattaagtaaagaaagacatacatagactttacacaagcaaagtataaaataatagttaaataaagatcaaaaaatgtcaacattataaaaaccataaaaaatatatcaattattattaacaactcaaaatatgcttgTCTGTTAGGTAGTGCTTAATGtcagaatatattttgttttttacacatattttaaaaataattagacaaacaaaataaaaataaaaactagagatATCGAAAAATCATAGGTGCTATTATTTATAAGGATTCAAGTATTCCTTAATCGAATAGAAGCATTTCTCTAATAGccacttatttaaaaatgattttaatgtagttaatGGCATAACTTTGACGTGGGAAGGAAgctgattaaatatgcttattGCCATGCAATACGAATTATTTTGGAATAAGCATAATTTTATATCAGGGTATATCAATCTGTCTTTGTGTCTCGTTGCTTTTCCAAGTGCATCTCCATGTCTGGTGAAGAGATCAgggttattttttacaaatatgcacatttcttttatatacatacaagGTAGAGGGAGTATATTaagggatttaaaaagaggtttgCAACTATCCAAATAGTGAGCTCCGCATATTGCccgtatacattttttttgtactttgaaTGCTCTGTCTATGTCAACTGAGTTACCCCAAATTATCAGACCGTAATTAAGTACAGATGATACGTAACCGTGATACGCACTCAAAACAGCGTCTCTAGTGGCTAtcttccttaatttttttaaagcgaaCACAAACTTATTGATTCTACTACATACAATGTCAATGTGATTTTTCCAGTTGCAGTGTTTATCAAGTTCAATCCCTAGAAATTTGGTTGATTCCACTTCACATATGACACTGTTATTGTAATGAATATGAAGAGGAATATCTTTAGCTTGAACGCTTTTGAATgccacaatttttgttttatctacattaagttttaaattatttttatctagccAGTCTATGATCTGATTGATAGTTAGGTTGATGTCtgaattaaatgttttttcgtTAGTACATTTGATTAAAACAGTGGTATCGTCAGCGAATAGGATGGTTTGGTGTTGTGTTACCTCAGgaagatcgtttatatatagtaagaataaaattggaaaaacggaacccttgtaggatcattttgtagtctgtctgtctgtctatccgtccgtcggtcgtgtctgtcaagaaaacctatagggtactttccgttgacctagaatcatgaaatttggcaagtaacCCATTACCTACCTTAATTAATTTAGACTAATATTTGAATTGCCGCCTTTTTGAAACAATATGCACCACAGATGATACATTTTTTATACCATTGGCGTTAGATTCTTGCTTTTTGAACCTGCTGAACTTTGTACATGTTATCTGTCTCGTTTGGTCAATCGTTCAGCCATATtcgattaaaaatattaaaaaaaaagaatcgaTTTTTAAATCGATTATTGGCTGAGTCAAAGATACAGCACCATAGACAATATATATTTTAACTTGCCTCACGGCTGGCGGCTCTGGATTCttacttttaatatattttgaatgtaaaataatattttaaagtggtaaagtttgtaagtttgtgtaTAGGGAGTGatctctggaactattgaaccaattttgaaaattttttcagcactgaaagctacattattctgtGTGTAATAGacggtattttatttttaacattacagatccctacgaaaattgtaataagctacccgtgcgaagtcggGGTAGGTCGCTAGAATATTGtaagataattaataataatataatacatacaataatattataaatgcgaaagtgtgtctgtctgtctgtctatctgctacctttttacggcccaacagtttaaccgattctgacaaaatttggtacaggcgtagcttatatcccggggacggacataggcaacttttgatcccgggaaatcaaacagttcccacaggatctttaaaaacctaaatacacgcggacgaagtcgcgggcattctcgctattattcataataaataaacatcaacCACACAATACACAtgcattatttgtaaaaaaaaccggaCCAAAGCGAAACTCGAATAAAGGAAGGATCTAGAAGTAAgctaaataaaatcaaacaaCCAATACATAAAACATAAGTACTTTATTATTCATGTGGTCGTCGGTTTACATGAGCGTGCCATTTTGCCAGTGACGTATGTATTCGCACTTGCGCGCCTCGCGACAACGGAAGTACTGTGGGTACTGCGCCTTCTCCAGCGGGTGCCAGTAGTCCAGCACCCAGTCCGGGGGCTGCACTACACGTTCGAACGCGGGCCCTCCAGCTATGCCGGTAGAATGAGTGACTgcacatacaaaaaaaaaacaattattaagaTGCATAAGAccggtctgcccgcgaaattcaaatttaatttggcttttcgctatttgtaaactaatacgaccatcgatgtatatggattagcctatcccatacaattccgtccgcaaaaataagcttgaatcttacgtcatcttcattgacaaagtcaagagacttttgcgatttctcttgactttttgagcgcgttttttatcttccaagggcccatccatatacatcgatgaatACGACAAAGCAAGCTTATGGAATTTTAATTGCTcaaatggcagtatcattctcataggtttaaaaaaaatctttacttgaaaaggttcagtttaagaaattagtggaaataaagtttgataataaaagtCAGTTGAGTGCTAAAATACAGCTTGCCACACGTACAACAAGATAGGCTGTGAATTAGACGTttaaaagctgggacacaccaaatgcgtatgcagcacgtaagcgtagacgtagcgcgtaccatgacgttgtaatgtatggaactgtatgaaatatggcataccgcttgcgtgacgtgaacgttctcgtagacgtaatgcgtgctgtcatgtctattcACGCGCCTCACaagcgcgtggtcacgtgtacgtgcgcgcGTGTGAATCGGCTCTTAGTTTTTATAACAAAAGTCAGTTTGATACAAATACAACCTTCCTTATGCAAAAAAGAATGTAAATGGTAGATATACATAcaggtataattaaataaaattacatttggCAATAGGAATGGGATGGGTCTTGTCAAACAATTCATGCTCTCCAACCCAGTACAGCCGACGTTGTTCTTTGGGGTCCTTTTCGCACTTATTCTTGTCAAAGCGTGACCTCAGtatcacctggtggtacctTACGACAAATCTACAAAGTTATAATGAAGTAGCTCGTATTAAGACATACACGGAATTTCTCTCTGCATAGTATGAGAAATGTTTGAGCGTCATGATTATATGATTAATGAAAGAAAGTGAagtagaggatgctcgcgacttcgatttagatttttatagatcccgtgggaactttttgattttccgagataaaaagtagcttatgtccgtccccgggatattatTGAGCTAaacctataccaaatttcgtcagaatcgattaaactgttaggccgtgaaaaggtagcagacagacagacagatagacagacagacagacacactttcgcatctatattattattagtatggataggtgtctttagtttaaaatatgtGGGGTTCCAGATGTCTTTTATAGAGTATGAATTCGAGTATTAGACTATTATCGAATTGTAGGGACAATAACTAGGCCCAAGCGTTCAATTCAGATCTCCTATGGCGGTTACTGATCTAGCACAATCAATCAATAAACACAGTTACTTCCAGTATCATGACGGTATAATGACATTCATACTATGGGTATGCTAAAATCCACACTTCGATAGCTAGTTACTAGGTTTAAGAACACGCATATTATACAACCATCCAATGataatacaaatataaaaaaagtagataggtaaagTTACGTCccttacgtacctacttagataatatgtaaaaacttaaaactacgacaCTTGACTATGTTTGTAGAGCGATATCTCTTTATTCTTGTACGTTTTATATCTTCTGTTCTACTTATCACCGAGCACGAATTTTATATCAagtaatattatgaacataatAACATGTCATGGTGCAATATCATTGTAGCCTTATAGAATGCTAAAACGCTTAGTGGTATGAATTTGCCAGTAGagtggtaagtagccacggccgaagcctccaatGAATCACCTACATGTTATACCCATCGATGTGTTATACCATACCTTGCTACATAGTAGCTCTCGATTTGTCTCATTGCTTTTTTGTAAAGAGTGCAAACTTTTTGTGCGTGAGTCCTCAATTCCGGCGCAAAAGCCATAGTTTATTACCATgcaatttgaaaaaattaaataatattttctcgTATTCTCGCTACTAACTATAATCCTTGTAGTAAAATCCTTAATATGTCACTAAAATTCAATTCAACTTATTGACATAAATAATAAGTTGACAAAGAGgtgtcataaaaataataaatagaacaaTACAACCAGAACTTCTGATATAGATATTTTTTGCAGTTCATAGAAGACTTTACGAGTAgtgacattttaatattatagttgTTGTCATaaaaatggaataaataaaagtcGCAATTAGTAATCGtactaaagtttatttattatataaaaagacAGGAATGGCATTAACAGGCATGGCTGACGCGGACTGGGCGGCATGTACCCTTGACCGTCGCGTCGTTCTTATAcgggttatatttttaaataaggcGGTGGCCTAATCAGCTATGCGACAAAGAAGCAAAGAATGGTGGCTTTGTCGACAGCAGAAGACGAATATATGGCGATGACAAAAGCCACGAAGGAAGCTCTACATTTAAAGTATCTGTTGGAAGATCTTGGAGTATGTCAACAAATCGTTCCAATATATAATGATAATTTGGCTGCACAGATGTTAGCCAACAATTTGATGACTGGCAAAAGGTCAAAACACATTAGCATAAAGGAACATTTTATAAGGGATTGTGTCCAGAAAAAGTTAATTGCCTTACGCTATAAGGACACAGAAAATATGGAGGCAGACCTTTTAACCAAAGCATTACCACAGCCAAGGTTGACGAAACTCATAAGAATGATTGGAGTCACTCAGACCCCAAGGTCATCGTGAGGGGGAGTGATATAGATATTTTTTGCAGTTCATAGAAGACTTTACGAGTAGTGACATTTTGTATGacgatattaatattatacctagttgTTGTCATaaaaatggaataaataaaagtcGTAATTAGTAATCGtactaaagtttatttattattcctgGTAATTATAGATGGCTATAAAATGTACTGATGTGCTCGTAATCCACTGCACTTTACTCTGCTCAATATTATACTAGAACTTCAATGGtaacaaattttaataatttcttgtTACTTTTGGAGGCATGAAACCCCATGGTTAAAAccaaaaaatcatttattcaaagtagttaggtactattgtacgccTTTTGATAGTCTTAATTAATGttatttgttagatttgtaagatgatatagtggtgataattgattacgtaaactttaactaaagctacgagggtttcaaacgcgcctaACTAGGTCTgaaaagagcccacaacaaacgaAACTTAGTTAAAAATGTTAAGTAAAGACTTCATATTCCAAtttgataatttaaatattCCAGTTTTCAAGTAGATTATATTTTGCGATCTTTTCGTTAAAATAAGACCTTTTATATAGTTCGAACCCAATACGCTAGAACCCAATgcaataacactttttttataataaaaagttttcttatTGTCtatggaaaattttaaaatcgatATCCACAGACACCTGTCAATGAGAACTACCCATAATAAATTCATAACATGGATTCCTTAAtcgatattttataaataatcacAACAAAATAAACACAGCGCCCTAAATACGGAATAATACGAATTTTTGGGTAATTTATGAGTGGCGACAAAGTTAcattgtaaaaaatatcgtatttgtatttacatacCGCATACCGATAcatcaaaatattaataatcgCCAAAAAAATATCGACGTATCGAATACAAAATATCAATAGTCAATACATCGATACAACGACATTTTGTACCTATGAGGGCCATAGAGTAAACACGGTCGTCGGCCGTCGCTTCATTCTCGCCATAGActttttttgctctctcgtctggctttacaaagattagccaatgtcaagtttgtagttatttgtaacaagttagttatactatacaagtatggaccccgtctgtgccggcgc
Proteins encoded in this window:
- the LOC123878684 gene encoding NADH dehydrogenase [ubiquinone] 1 beta subcomplex subunit 9-like isoform X2, which gives rise to MAFAPELRTHAQKVCTLYKKAMRQIESYYVARYHQVILRSRFDKNKCEKDPKEQRRLYWVGEHELFDKTHPIPIAKFTHSTGIAGGPAFERVVQPPDWVLDYWHPLEKAQYPQYFRCREARKCEYIRHWQNGTLM
- the LOC123878684 gene encoding NADH dehydrogenase [ubiquinone] 1 beta subcomplex subunit 9-like isoform X1, translating into MAFAPELRTHAQKVCTLYKKAMRQIESYYVARFVVRYHQVILRSRFDKNKCEKDPKEQRRLYWVGEHELFDKTHPIPIAKFTHSTGIAGGPAFERVVQPPDWVLDYWHPLEKAQYPQYFRCREARKCEYIRHWQNGTLM